DNA from Oncorhynchus masou masou isolate Uvic2021 chromosome 5, UVic_Omas_1.1, whole genome shotgun sequence:
TAGAAATGAAAGAAAATAACATGTTTTGTCCAATGAAATAACGTAAATttcatcagaaatacagtgtagacattgttaatgtaagTGACTCTTGTAGCTGGAAGCagatgatttttaatggaatatctacataggcatacagaagcccattatcagcaaccatcactcctgtgttccaatggcacgttctttagactaattgagtatctggagtatcagcatttgtgggtttgaattcaggctcaaaatggctagaaacaaagacatttcttctgaaattcatcagtctattcttgttctgagaaatgaaggctattccatgcgagaaattggcaagtaactgaagatctggtacaacgctgtttactactcccttcacagaacagcgcaaactggcgctaaccagaatagaaagaagagtgggaagccccggtgcacaactgagcaagaggacaagtacattagagtgtctagtttgagaaacagactcctcacTTCCTcatctggcagcttcattaaatagtactcgcaaaacaccagtctcaacgtcaacagtgaagagattgACCcccggaatgctggccttcttATATTTGGCAAAATATCTCTCTATTAAACAACAAAGGATTACTTCATAAAGTTATAAAATTCAGGAAAGATGTGTCTGCTCTGCAATATTTGAGTAGTTGTGGCCTTGCACAGATGGCTCAGAGACTGAATTTGCAttgtcagtgtatcagcctaatCCACTTTCTTACCAGGTTACCTGGTTTGCAAATCACTAACAGGCGTTTCCTGAGTTTGATCATAAACATACCATGAGCTCCTTCTGTAAAGAAATGAGTAAATGGATAAATAAATCCATGTTTTAGGCAAATGAGCTGGTGTACCACTGTGGGTCTGGCTCTGTTGATCCCAGCTGCATTTGTCGGTAATCACCGGTGCCTTTTGGATTGGCTCAAAGGCACGCAACAAAAAAAATCAGCCAGCACCCCCTACACTTTGCCTAATCTGCTGTTTCACTGGGATCTTGTTCTTCGCACAAATGTGAAAGTGAATCTCTGCGGCAGAATACACAGTTGCACATTAAACTGGGAAGAGTGTCGGCACACTAAAACCCCAGACATTAAATCTGGGATTTACACTGGAATATAATTCCCTGAGGTGCCTTAAGAGATGTCTTCTTCAATTGAGAGGGATTTGATGCAGAAGTTCTTAGACAGAGCTTCAAGTTTTTAGTTACCTTCATTTCCTCATTTCAGAAAATCTTGAGAAAATCACATATTAGTTTGAACTAGTTTTCTTTCAGATCTTTTAACCACTGTATAATAAACATTAGAGTTTTAAATAATGTATTGAATAATATAAACCTCAATCGTATTTATGTTTGGGCAAACAAATGCTCGAAATCGAAGGCTTGTTTTATAAACACCTATATTTACAGTAGTTTTATTGACAATTTATGGGTGAATGCCTCCCCCTGGTGGATGTACTTGAACCTACCAGTGCAGATATGTTGCATTTTAAAGTGAATTATGTTGCATCATATCTAAATGAAAATGTATTATCGTACACTCCGCATAATAAATTACGTAGGACTACAAATATGCTACGGTGTAGAGAAATGGTGTAATAAATTATGTGATATTCTTTGATAAATTCATCCAAGCGTATTGTTTGTCACCTCAGCGAATCCGTAGCTGTAACTTACGTGTATGAGTGTTCCTGCCAAGATAAAAGTCCTCTCACAAACAGTTGCTTTCCTGTTGCTGACAgtcacacacccactctctcaaGAATGGCAGGGAAAAAGGCATTAGTAATCCTCTCTGAAGGTGCAGAAGAGATGGAAACAGTTATACCTGTGGACGTAATGCGTAGAGCTGGGGTTAGTAAACTTATCAAGTTAGCTAAAAGGGTTGCGCACACTAAACACATATAGTTAAGTTGAGATTGTGCTAACGTTAGCTGACTGGCTCAATTTAGCTTGCTAAAAGCTGCATTTGAGTTAGCTAGTATTTTAGCAGATATTTAATTTACCTAGCCACAGTCAAGTTGAAGCTGCAGTCCAAATTCGACACACATACAGATATCCTTTTTTGTTGCACTAagtagctaacgttacctacCTTGATAGAACACAGCTATAACAAGTCTAGCAAGCTAACTTTATGCTGTACTACTTAACTATTATCTACCTTCGCTGGCCAAATATAACAGACATGATGAACAACGGCAGTTGTATCCATGGTTAGTTCGCTAATGTGTTGTCattgtgttagctagctagctagtgtgttGGCACATTCAAAACATGTAAGGTGAGTAAAAGGCCACTGCAAATGTGAACGGTGACTGCACTGTAACTACTGTAGGATAGGAAAAGTCCCATACTCCTTTGATTATTGGGAATTTATGGTTAAGGGGCAATGTCTGCTGATGGTCATTGAAGTAGTTGTGCTTTTGTTTGTGCCCACATCCTGCAGATTGCTGTGATGTTGGCAGGGTTGACGGGCAAAGAGCCTGTGCAGTGCAGCAGAGATGTCTACCTTGTTCCTGATGCCAGCCTGGAGGATGCACGCAAGCAGGTCAGGTCCTGCCTCCAGACCCTGCAATCATATTAGTCTACACAGCATGCTGTTCTCTGACTGCATAACGTTTCCAATGCATTCTGAATCAAATGTTTTCCTACTTTAAAACGTTATTCATTGATTTAATGTACAAGGTTGATGCATCGGAAATTGGTACTATAAATGTGTTATCCGTGACCTTGTATCTTTTGATGCAGGGTCCGTATGATGTGGTTTTTCTGCCAGGGGGAGCTCTCGGTGCCCAGCACCTGTCAGAGGTAGGGATGCCGTTAATGTTTGGCATTCATTGCAAAAACTTTTAGCTGCAGATTAATCTCGCCTGTGTGTCCCTGGCATTGGCAATATGATGTTGCAGGTAGATACTGTAACATTTGTCTCTTGTTCATGTtttggttgaaaaacaaatatatttttatgAACTATTTTTCCTACAGTTTAAATATAATTTAATTGGTATGCTCTTGAGATATTCTTGTTTATAAAAACAAGCAAATATACAGTGACTATATGATGCATAATTAATGTTATGGTTTTAGCCCTTACAACTACAAGCTCTGAAAGTTGTTTCACAATAACTTTAAATTGATTTTCAGTCTTGCTGGAAACATTGACTCCTCTATTGCACTCAATATTTATCAGACTGTCCATTTACTGAAAAGTCAGTGTTATAACACACATTCTGTATGAGAGTGTAGAGTTACTCAACTCtctgtgtggcttccatgttctCTTATAGTCGCCTGCTGTGAAAGAGGTGTTGAAGGACCAGGAGGACAGGAAAGGGCTGATCGCTGCCATCTGTGCAGGTACTGTTCCTTATGCGAGAATGTACAAATCCACCTCTAGATTATGGCTCACACACTCCAGGATGTATCTGTGCCAATGACCACAGCTGGGGCAAGATTGCTTAGAATTAATCTTGAGTTAAATATGTAACCAGTTATTTCTGTCAGACAGGGAGTGTAGTATAAGGCTGTCACCTTT
Protein-coding regions in this window:
- the LOC135540062 gene encoding Parkinson disease protein 7 homolog, which codes for MAGKKALVILSEGAEEMETVIPVDVMRRAGIAVMLAGLTGKEPVQCSRDVYLVPDASLEDARKQGPYDVVFLPGGALGAQHLSESPAVKEVLKDQEDRKGLIAAICAGPTALLAHGIAYGSTVTTHPGAKDKMMTGGHYKYSEARVQKDGHLITSRGPGTSFEFALAIVEELMGAEVAATVKAPLVLKD